AGGGTTAACATTATTGTCTACCGCGCATAGATCGGGACGAACATTAAACCCATGCTCTACACGACCTACGGTAGCCGGAAAAGAACCTCCACCATGAGCAAAAGCTACTCTTAGTTTTGGTAATCTTTCAAAAACTCCACCAAATATCATTGAGCATATAGCCAGCGATGTTTCTGCGGGCATTCCTACCAACCAAGGTAGCCAATAGCGCTCCATCTTACTCTTGCCCATCATATCCCACGGGTGAATGAAGACACACATGTCTAAATCTTGACAAGCCTCAAAAACAGGGAAAATGTTTGGGTCATTGAGATTCCAGTCGTTTACATGGGAACCAATTTCAACACCCGTCAGGCCTATTTCCTTGCACCTTTGTAATTCCCGGATAGCCAGCTCAGGGTCTTGCATGGGAAGTGTTCCCAAGCCAACGAACCTCTTCGGATAGCGATCGACAATTTCAGCAATATGATCATTGAGGAAACGAGAAACCTGAAGGCAGTCTTCAGGTTTGGCCCAATAGCTGAACATGACGGGGACCGTACTCAGAACTTGAACATCAACGTGCTGTTCATTGCACTCTTTCATGCGGGCTTCGGCATCCCAGCAATTGTCTTCTACCTCGCGAAAGAATTTGTTATCCATCATCATCCTTGCGCGGCAAGGCACATGATGATCTAAGTGTATAAAGCCACCGTATCCAAAGCGCTCCCGAAAGGAGGGAATATTCTCAGGGAGAATATGCGTGTGGATATCAATGGTGAATATTTCCATTCAGGAATCGGGTTGCGTAGTCTTTCGCAAAGTAAGTTAAAATTATATCTGCTCCGGAGCGCGCTATGCTAAGAAGCATCTCGTCAGCAGCTTTTGCCTCGTCAAGCCAGCCTTTTTCTGCTGCTGCTTTGATCATGGCATACTCTCCGCTAACATTGTAAGCGGATATGGGCAATGAGCTGAATTCCTTTAACTTGGCTATAATATCCAGGTAACACAGTGCGGGCTTAACCATTAAGAAGTCGGCACCTTCTTCCTCATCCAGCAAAGCTTCTCGTAATGCCTCCAAGGAATTGGCAGGATCCATTTGGTAGGTTTTTTTGTCCCCGAATTTTGGTGTTGAATCCAGTGCATCTCGGAAAGGACCGTAATACGCACTGGCATACTTAGCAGTATACGACATGATAGACACATCAGTGTAGCCGTTTTCGTCCAGTGCTGTTCTGATTTCTCCA
The nucleotide sequence above comes from Cryomorphaceae bacterium 1068. Encoded proteins:
- a CDS encoding amidohydrolase family protein — encoded protein: MEIFTIDIHTHILPENIPSFRERFGYGGFIHLDHHVPCRARMMMDNKFFREVEDNCWDAEARMKECNEQHVDVQVLSTVPVMFSYWAKPEDCLQVSRFLNDHIAEIVDRYPKRFVGLGTLPMQDPELAIRELQRCKEIGLTGVEIGSHVNDWNLNDPNIFPVFEACQDLDMCVFIHPWDMMGKSKMERYWLPWLVGMPAETSLAICSMIFGGVFERLPKLRVAFAHGGGSFPATVGRVEHGFNVRPDLCAVDNNVNPRDYLGKFWIDSLVHDPNVLDYVVKLMGANRIALGTDYPFPLGELQPGQLIHSMSYDDELKEQLLSGSALSWLNLAKDKFS